A genome region from Cucumis sativus cultivar 9930 chromosome 4, Cucumber_9930_V3, whole genome shotgun sequence includes the following:
- the LOC116401658 gene encoding G-type lectin S-receptor-like serine/threonine-protein kinase At5g35370 → MGSPLYIPVIFFLLPLVSSISYTEFIYPNFLATNINSADNGGAFLYSLNKTFKAAIFNPLVQESSFYFCVIHVTSNTIIWSANRNDPISSTGNVNLTIKGISITDEDGNLRWSTPQLQSVVYALRLTDIGNLVLLDRSNVSLWESFRYPTDTIVVGQSLSVGTVLLSSISSSNLSSSNYSFSVSSSDALLQWYGQIYWRLSMDPNAFINSNAVVEQMIINSTGLYLLARNSSVVVIQVILPRSNFRIAKLESTGQFIVKSFSSGGWTQEFIGPVDSCRIPFFCGQVGLCSEDGVTNSPSCSCSSSFHPVSSSLGSWGCKPIDHSIVLASPCNSSSSGNEMKTPVFSYLGLGYGIGYFANFRLHFPSVCDKFNLDIFGLSANRSDDQHGVAS, encoded by the exons ATGGGATCCCCATTGTACATCCCTGtaatattctttcttctgcCTCTTGTCTCTAGTATTTCCTACACTGAATTTATATACCCAAATTTTTTGGCTACCAATATCAACTCTGCTGACAATGGTGGTGCCTTCTTGTACTCTCTCAATAAAACTTTCAAGGCTGCTATTTTCAACCCTTTGGTTCAAGAAAGCAGCTTCTACTTTTGTGTTATTCATGTGACTTCCAACACAATCATCTGGTCTGCTAACCGCAATGATCCCATATCAAGCACTGGTAATGTTAATCTTACCATTAAGGGAATTTCCATAACAGATGAGGATGGTAATCTCAGATGGTCAACTCCACAATTGCAGTCAGTGGTTTATGCATTGAGGCTAACTGATATAGGTAATCTTGTCTTACTTGATCGATCAAATGTCTCCCTTTGGGAGAGTTTCCGTTATCCAACTGACACCATTGTAGTTGGGCAATCTTTGTCTGTTGGTACTGTGCTGCTTAGCTCTATCTCAAGTTCAAACTTGTCAAGCAGTAATTATAGTTTTTCAGTTTCGTCATCTGATGCTCTGCTGCAATGGTATGGACAAATCTATTGGAGATTGTCCATGGATCCAAATGCTTTTATAAACTCAAATGCTGTAGTGGAGCAAATGATTATAAATTCAACTGGTCTCTACCTGTTGGCTCGCAATAGTTCTGTTGTTGTAATTCAAGTTATCTTACCTCGTTCCAACTTTCGAATTGCTAAATTGGAGTCTACAGGCCAATTTATTGTCAAGAGCTTTTCTAGTGGCGGTTGGACACAAGAATTCATAGGGCCAGTTGACAGTTGTCGAATTCCATTCTTTTGTGGTCAAGTTGGTCTTTGCAGTGAGGACGGCGTAACCAACAGCCCTAGTTGTTCCTGCTCATCAAGTTTTCACCCAGTTTCATCAAGCTTGGGTAGCTGGGGCTGTAAACCAATTGATCATTCCATCGTTTTGGCTTCTCCTTGCAACTCCTCTAGCAGTGGAAACGAGATGAAAACCCCAGTCTTTTCCTATTTGGGTTTAGGATATGGTATAGGATATTTTGCCAATTTCCGG CTTCACTTCCCCTCTGTCTGCGATAAATTTAATCTTGACATCTTCGGCCTTTCTGCAAATAGGAGTGATGACCAGCATGGTGTTGCGAGCTGA
- the LOC101216487 gene encoding uncharacterized protein LOC101216487, giving the protein MGSQENVKHIEDCSVSNALGTWVFSVAGALLAIPVGIKRKSLAPLVFFGTTGTMLDIIMGISACEREHAERQMKLLEEAQNSATEAFLNDSNSDS; this is encoded by the exons ATGGGAAGCcaagaaaatgttaaacatATTGAGGATTGCTCAGTTTCAAA TGCGTTGGGTACTTGGGTATTCTCAGTAGCAGGAGCGTTGCTAGCAATTCCAGTGGGAATAAAGAGGAAGTCACTTGCACCCCTTGTCTTTTTTGGCACAACTGGTACTATGCTTGACATTATAATGGGAATTAGTGCTTGTGAAAGAGAACATGCTGAGCGTCAAATGAAGCTATTAGAGGAAGCTCAAAACTCTGCAACTGAAGCTTTTCTTAACGATTCCAATTCCGATTCTTGA
- the LOC101215044 gene encoding uncharacterized protein LOC101215044: MSVIGWYGPLIDLSEVALHVGDFVQLLVFIHRSTPVEYKLTNGGDLIRTDIKVADDTRSFFSVSLWQKKMAAAAIPGDVVLLQNVKLRKFGDSTEATTVHCSSLASIIHPYETLVSEGVDELTANCRVGLAAKEKLRKVVEWAKGAGSTFQNIRLPRDQKTNQFFRNWKLPAKEMSRDCLSLSEVSCLTESCKVIFDASIGEIFLLSPWMNIDELQKEKLFVSRRLSNEKDFGLAEDLICTGCQLCGSPLGLENGSVDNQISVPLCCSKSLNRLHVVSMIYRPFMLYVWDESECIPLLVKNQAAEILFGNIKAEKIYSNYSCQKSNFHPNSNVVAESSGAFGKGERPSKNIYLIWLIFLKMLLEQGKNSPLKFEVMVNTSMDKENGRFEMVSSSFPCSLLINRSSD; this comes from the exons ATGTCTGTAATCGGATGGTATGGACCTCTAATTGATCTTTCCGAAGTTGCTCTTCACGTTGGCGATTTTGTTCAACTCCTCGTCTTCATTCATCGATCCACTCCTGTTGAG TACAAATTGACCAATGGCGGAGACCTCATAAGGACTGACATTAAGGTAGCTGATGATACACGGTCGTTTTTCTCTGTATCATTATGGCAGAAGAAAATGGCAGCCGCTGCAATTCCAGGCGATGTTGTATTGTTGCAGA ATGTAAAACTAAGGAAATTCGGAGATTCAACTGAGGCAACAACTGTTCATTGTTCTTCCCTAGCCAGTATAATCCATCCTTATGAAACACTTGTCTCTGAAG GTGTAGACGAATTAACGGCCAATTGTCGAGTTGGTTTAGCAGCTAAAGAAAAGCTGAGGAAGGTTGTAGAATGGGCGAAGGGGGCTGGTTCTACCTTCCAGAACATAAGATTGCCTAGAGACCAA AAAACTAACCAGTTCTTCCGGAACTGGAAGTTGCCTGCAAAGGAGATGTCCAGAGACTGTCTCTCGCTATCCGAAGTATCATGTCTTACTGAATCATGCAAGGTTATATTTGATGCATCAATTGgggaaatatttttattatcccCCTGGATGAATATCGATGAACTTCAAAAAGAGAAGTTGTTTGTCAGCAGGCGATTGTCTAACGAAAAAGATTTTGGTTTGGCAGAAGATCTCATTTGCACTGGTTGCCAGTTGTGTGGTTCGCCTTTAGGTCTGGAAAATGG GTCTGTGGATAATCAGATTTCCGTTCCACTTTGTTGTTCAAAAAGCTTGAACCGGCTTCATGTAGTAAGCATGATATATAGGCCTTTCATG TTATACGTATGGGATGAATCAGAATGCATTCCTCTGCTTGTTAAGAATCAAGCTGCAGAAATCTTGTTCGGTAACATCAAAGCTGAAAAGATTTATTCTAACTATAGTTGCCAAAAATCCAATTTCCATCCTAACTCAAATGTTGTTGCTGAATCAAGTGGAGCATTCGGGAAAGGAGAGAGGccttctaaaaatatatatctaatctGGTTGATTTTTCTGAAAATGTTGTTAGAACAAGGAAAAAACAGCCCtcttaaatttgaagtaatgGTTAATACGAGCATGGATAAAGAGAATGGGAGATTTGAGATGGTTTCTTCGTCATTTCCATGCTCCTTATTGATCAACCGGTCTTCGGACTGA
- the LOC101214806 gene encoding G-type lectin S-receptor-like serine/threonine-protein kinase At5g35370: MGSPLFIPVVFFLLPLVSSISYTEFIYPNFLASNINFADNGGAFLYSLNKTFKAAIFNPLAQESSFYFCVIHVASNTIIWSANRNDPISSTGNVNLTIKGISITDEDGNLRWSTPQLQSVVYALRLTDIGNLVLLDRSNVSLWESFRYPTDTIVVGQSLSVGTVLLSSISSSNLSSSNYSFSVSSSDALLQWYGQIYWRLSMDPNAFINSNAVVEQMIINSTGLYLLARNSSVVVIQVILPRSNFRIAKLESTGQFIVKSFSSGGWTQEFIGPVDSCRIPFFCGQVGLCNEDGVTNSPSCSCSSSFHPVSSSLGSWGCKPIDHSIVLASPCNSSSSGNEMKTPVFSYLGLGYGIGYFAIDFSAPARYGVNISSCQALCSSKCSCLGIFYGNTSGSCYTIEDRLGSIRQSSSFVNDLLGYIKVQVGSTPPSFNAEDKQDFPVAALILLPISGFLLLLFFTLYFLWWRRRLISKRIQKKLGSVSSRASVELDAFFLPGLPRRFSLEELEVATDNFKDQIGSGGFGSVFKGVLHDKSVVAVKKITNLGIEGKKEFCTEIAVIGNIHHTNLVKLKGFCAQGRERLLVYEYMNRGSLDRTLFGSGPVLEWQERYDIALGTARGLSYLHRGCEHKIIHCDVKPENILLHDSFQAKISDFGLSKLLAPEQSGLFTMMRGTRGYLAPEWLTNSAISEKTDVYSYGMVLLEVVSGRKNCTTRSHDHSLDGSDSSGCQSSSSAGLGLVYFPLFALEMHEQGKYLELADPRLEGRVTYEEVKKLVCIALCCVQEEPAIRPSMDAVVSMLEGGIPLSQPRNESLNFLRFYGRRFTEASTIEEEGYQNGSVIYSPANALPSCMSDSNYLFSYMSSQQVSGPR, translated from the coding sequence ATGGGATCCCCATTGTTCATCCCTGTAGTATTCTTTCTTCTGCCTCTTGTCTCTAGTATTTCCTACACTGAATTTATATACCCAAATTTTTTGGCTTCCAATATCAACTTTGCTGACAATGGTGGTGCCTTCTTGTACTCGCTCAATAAAACTTTCAAGGCCGCTATTTTCAACCCTTTGGCTCAAGAAAGCAGCTTCTACTTTTGTGTTATTCATGTGGCTTCCAACACAATCATCTGGTCTGCTAACCGCAATGATCCCATATCAAGCACTGGTAATGTTAATCTTACCATTAAGGGAATTTCCATAACAGATGAGGATGGTAATCTCAGATGGTCAACTCCACAATTGCAGTCAGTGGTTTATGCATTGAGGCTAACTGATATAGGTAATCTTGTCTTACTTGATCGATCAAATGTCTCCCTTTGGGAGAGTTTCCGTTATCCAACTGACACCATTGTAGTTGGGCAATCTTTGTCTGTTGGTACTGTGCTGCTTAGCTCTATCTCAAGTTCAAACTTGTCAAGCAGTAATTATAGTTTTTCAGTTTCGTCATCTGATGCTCTGCTGCAATGGTATGGACAAATCTATTGGAGATTGTCCATGGATCCAAATGCTTTTATAAACTCAAATGCTGTAGTGGAGCAAATGATTATAAATTCAACTGGTCTCTACCTGTTGGCTCGCAATAGTTCTGTTGTTGTAATTCAAGTTATCTTACCTCGTTCCAACTTTCGAATTGCTAAATTGGAGTCTACAGGCCAATTTATTGTCAAGAGCTTTTCTAGTGGCGGTTGGACACAAGAATTCATAGGGCCAGTTGACAGTTGTCGAATTCCATTCTTTTGTGGTCAAGTTGGTCTTTGCAATGAGGACGGCGTAACCAACAGCCCTAGTTGTTCCTGCTCATCAAGTTTTCACCCAGTTTCATCAAGCTTGGGTAGCTGGGGCTGTAAACCAATTGATCATTCCATCGTTTTGGCTTCTCCTTGCAACTCCTCTAGCAGTGGAAACGAGATGAAAACCCCAGTCTTTTCCTATTTGGGTTTAGGATATGGTATAGGATATTTTGCAATTGATTTCTCTGCTCCCGCTAGATATGGAGTGAATATCTCATCCTGTCAAGCTCTCTGTTCAAGCAAATGCTCGTGTTTGGGTATATTCTATGGAAATACATCAGGTTCTTGCTACACGATCGAAGACAGGTTAGGGTCAATCAGACAGAGTAGTTCATTTGTAAACGATCTGCTGGGCTACATTAAAGTTCAAGTTGGATCTACTCCACCAAGCTTCAATGCTGAAGATAAACAGGACTTTCCAGTAGCCGCTCTTATTCTCTTGCCAATTTCCGGGTTTCTcctattgttatttttcacTCTATATTTCCTTTGGTGGAGGAGACGgttaatttcaaaaagaatACAGAAAAAACTAGGCAGTGTTAGCTCACGTGCTTCGGTTGAATTGGATGCCTTTTTTCTTCCAGGTTTGCCTAGAAGGTTTTCTTTGGAAGAGCTTGAGGTTGCAACGGACAATTTTAAAGACCAGATAGGTTCTGGGGGTTTTGGTTCGGTTTTCAAAGGTGTACTTCATGACAAATCTGTGGTGGCAgtgaagaaaataacaaatttaggcattgaaggaaaaaaagaattctgCACTGAGATTGCAGTTATTGGGAACATACACCATACGAATTTGGTCAAGTTGAAAGGATTTTGTGCCCAAGGAAGAGAACGCCTTCTTGTATACGAGTATATGAATCGCGGTTCATTAGACCGTACCCTTTTTGGCAGTGGACCAGTTCTGGAATGGCAAGAGAGATATGATATAGCACTTGGGACTGCACGCGGGCTTTCATACTTACATAGAGGTTGTGAGCATAAAATCATCCATTGTGATGTCAAAccagaaaatattttattgcaCGACTCCTTTCAGGCAAAAATATCTGATTTTGGTCTTTCAAAACTTCTTGCGCCTGAACAGTCAGGTCTATTTACAATGATGAGAGGCACTCGTGGTTATCTTGCACCTGAATGGCTCACTAATTCAGCAATTTCAGAAAAAACTGATGTTTATAGCTATGGCATGGTGCTATTAGAAGTTGTAAGTGGGAGGAAAAATTGCACAACAAGATCCCATGACCATAGCTTGGATGGCAGTGATAGTTCAGGTTGCCAATCATCATCTTCAGCAGGATTAGGACTGgtttattttcctttatttgCATTGGAGATGCATGAGCAAGGAAAGTACTTGGAGCTTGCCGATCCACGGCTAGAGGGGCGAGTGACATATGAAGAAGTGAAGAAATTAGTTTGCATTGCTTTGTGTTGTGTTCAAGAGGAACCTGCAATAAGGCCTAGTATGGATGCAGTAGTCAGCATGTTGGAAGGTGGGATTCCTCTAAGTCAGCCGAGAAATGAGTCATTGAATTTCTTGCGCTTTTATGGCCGTAGGTTCACTGAGGCTTCAACAATAGAGGAGGAAGGGTACCAAAATGGATCAGTTATATATTCACCAGCAAATGCTCTCCCAAGTTGTATGAGTGACTCAAACTACCTCTTTTCTTACATGTCTTCGCAGCAGGTCTCAGGCCCAAGATAG